The following proteins come from a genomic window of Chloroflexi bacterium ADurb.Bin180:
- a CDS encoding hypothetical protein (Bacterial pre-peptidase C-terminal domain), with protein sequence MARLRATLAWLVLLLAALLLTSAPQSTAQPPLAAAAPPYTFSGRVLEGVKPLQPPDSLPAAGVRLKLYGSNSKDYAGVEVAATTTNEAGWFQFTVTGYVSEFYRIYVIVPRFYTAGGCQSVGGECLDDVTIRYAYSYDGKILNNNRFWILPPDTATPVLPTATQTNTSWASATPTATQSACRQLLGNGGFETGSFAAWEVSGPAWIGPGRESEFAAWLAGTDSAVVELAQVASISSRFGSVPLTFWWLAESEYEQPRDRLRLLVRRTGGEDLLGEWDATAPLGQWHSQSVDLSGYLGQSITLVFQVFTDARAPTTFRLDDVSLFGCGAGGATPTPTLTTPPGSPVVLDLCARAETWINELQPGTNYGGASTFAVGFGAGQNEPIGHRYGLVRFALDFLPPGTVIDSALLALGLQSASGVSTVQVPLYAVGDPWNEMGVTWASQPNVLPDMMAITNVGSTPGTVVQWNIRDLVQRWANGDLPNNGLELRGPEAAFWQRVFEAGVYSGFCPGLHLEVRSPVLFPTPTSIPTLTPTITPTPVCLHADAAGNTFSAASLLPSGNISYTEEYICPSGDWDYWRFHVDSGQWISITLNHWLTNIDTDLYLYPPAGGAVLAKSLNPAGVEDSIEYYAYVSGDWVVLVTGKYASDWSKSYPYRLRVNTCISDQGGPTFDAATVISTSLPAAGTQYVYSDYICPQGDEDWWQFSMPRGQTTTVSIKLTNLPADYRLELYDSDGTLKKSLTTSGTANKTLTWTTSSSWVPLGGFPSNWRVRVYGAPSGSGSAYHSTQPYHLEVSMAGVVDLTIQELEVTQGIQDLSNSVALVSGKLTRARVYVGVSPPVTSLSDLVVRLYGWYGTYNGTSLPGSPLTFGPATYAVTSTSVANMRLVLGSTFNFLIPSTWLTHGKLYLRAEVNPGQVVPETNYSNNYLMDSVKCGSCSAVNLGLVAVTSGGITVSLNSTLVTNMLSYFKDVYPMSTLNVWTPASGAFEATRNYAAASSKPGVCSSAWGDLASDMNDFYDNWSNRPAHAFVYGLLNQSVPHCAPTGGCNLGCSSGSGNGSCGILASDAGETLAHEVGHTLGRAHAPCGLGKAPPDSGWPNSTNPGAIIGQVGVRWSSSTVFGPNTPDFMSYCSPPWISPYTYWGLWGGLCGMNSAALQETAADAAASAPYLIASGQITGDAVALRPFWQQDYPAGEYNYPGEGPYSIELQNSGGSLLVVRRFDPVASGEALRHTDDRFHEIVPFHPSTARIVIRHGDLILTTVTVSAHKPSVTLLSPNGGESWDDAGAHTVSWTSFDLDGDPLVANVLYSADGGESWLPVALGVKGGTCVVQAGDLPGSTNALIQVRVSDGVNTTSDTSDKPFRVGFKPPRAWVLGPGNGATLPAGAPLSFSGLATDPEDGPLHGEALTWASDRDGVLGQGDDIAVPALSPGPHHITLSAVDASDQVGTASIDVWVGQRHLYLPVLARRR encoded by the coding sequence ATGGCACGGTTGCGCGCGACTCTCGCGTGGCTGGTCCTTCTCCTCGCGGCCCTGCTCCTCACCTCTGCGCCTCAGTCTACCGCACAACCGCCGCTTGCCGCCGCGGCTCCACCCTACACCTTCTCCGGACGCGTTCTGGAGGGTGTCAAGCCGCTCCAGCCGCCCGACAGCCTGCCGGCGGCCGGAGTGAGACTCAAGCTCTATGGTTCCAACAGCAAGGACTATGCCGGCGTGGAAGTCGCCGCGACCACCACCAATGAGGCTGGCTGGTTCCAGTTCACCGTAACCGGGTACGTGTCCGAGTTCTACCGTATCTACGTCATCGTGCCTCGCTTTTATACCGCAGGCGGCTGCCAGTCAGTCGGTGGCGAGTGTCTGGACGACGTCACGATCCGCTACGCCTATTCCTACGACGGCAAGATCCTCAACAACAACCGCTTCTGGATCCTGCCTCCGGACACCGCCACGCCCGTGCTCCCTACTGCTACACAAACGAACACCTCCTGGGCCTCGGCTACCCCCACCGCGACGCAGTCCGCCTGCCGCCAACTGCTGGGGAACGGGGGCTTTGAAACCGGTTCCTTCGCCGCCTGGGAAGTCAGCGGACCAGCCTGGATCGGTCCTGGCCGCGAGAGCGAGTTCGCCGCGTGGCTGGCCGGTACGGACAGCGCCGTGGTCGAGCTCGCGCAAGTCGCCTCTATCTCATCGCGGTTCGGCTCTGTGCCCCTCACCTTCTGGTGGCTCGCCGAGAGCGAATACGAGCAGCCGCGCGACCGGCTGCGCCTGCTCGTCCGCCGCACGGGAGGCGAGGACCTGCTCGGCGAGTGGGATGCCACGGCCCCGCTCGGTCAGTGGCACTCGCAATCGGTGGACCTGTCCGGCTACCTCGGTCAGTCCATCACCCTGGTGTTTCAGGTGTTCACCGATGCCCGTGCTCCTACCACCTTCCGCCTGGATGACGTGTCCCTCTTTGGCTGCGGCGCGGGCGGCGCCACGCCCACACCTACTCTCACCACACCACCCGGCTCACCCGTGGTCCTCGACCTGTGCGCGCGCGCCGAAACGTGGATCAACGAACTCCAACCGGGCACCAACTATGGCGGCGCCTCCACCTTTGCCGTGGGCTTTGGCGCCGGTCAGAACGAGCCCATCGGCCACCGCTACGGCCTGGTGCGCTTTGCGCTCGACTTCCTCCCGCCGGGCACCGTCATCGATTCAGCCCTCCTCGCCCTGGGACTCCAGTCTGCGAGCGGAGTGTCTACCGTGCAGGTGCCGCTCTACGCCGTCGGCGACCCGTGGAACGAGATGGGCGTCACCTGGGCCTCGCAGCCGAACGTCCTGCCGGACATGATGGCCATCACCAATGTCGGCTCGACCCCGGGCACGGTCGTCCAGTGGAACATCCGCGACCTGGTGCAGCGCTGGGCAAACGGCGACCTGCCCAACAACGGCCTGGAGCTGCGAGGACCCGAAGCTGCCTTCTGGCAGCGCGTGTTTGAGGCCGGAGTCTACTCGGGTTTCTGCCCGGGCCTGCACCTCGAGGTGCGCTCGCCGGTCCTCTTCCCCACGCCTACCTCGATCCCGACCCTCACGCCGACCATCACGCCCACACCGGTGTGCCTGCACGCCGATGCCGCGGGCAATACCTTTTCCGCCGCCTCGCTCCTGCCCAGCGGCAACATCAGCTACACCGAAGAGTACATCTGCCCCAGCGGCGACTGGGACTACTGGAGGTTCCACGTGGATTCGGGCCAATGGATCAGCATTACCCTGAACCACTGGCTGACCAACATCGACACGGACCTCTACCTCTATCCGCCGGCCGGCGGCGCGGTCCTGGCCAAGTCGCTCAACCCCGCTGGAGTGGAGGACAGTATCGAGTACTATGCCTACGTCTCGGGTGACTGGGTCGTCCTGGTCACGGGCAAGTACGCCTCGGACTGGAGCAAGTCGTACCCCTACCGCCTGCGCGTGAACACCTGCATCTCCGACCAGGGCGGCCCGACCTTTGACGCGGCGACGGTCATCTCGACCAGCCTGCCCGCTGCCGGCACTCAGTACGTCTACTCGGACTATATCTGTCCGCAGGGCGATGAGGACTGGTGGCAGTTCTCCATGCCCCGCGGCCAGACCACCACTGTCAGCATCAAGCTGACCAACCTCCCCGCCGATTACCGCCTCGAGCTGTATGACTCGGACGGGACCCTGAAGAAGAGCCTCACCACCTCTGGCACCGCTAACAAAACCCTCACCTGGACGACCAGCTCGTCGTGGGTGCCCCTAGGCGGCTTTCCGTCCAACTGGCGTGTCCGCGTCTACGGCGCGCCCTCCGGCAGCGGCTCCGCCTACCACAGCACCCAGCCCTACCACCTCGAGGTGAGTATGGCTGGCGTGGTGGATCTGACCATTCAGGAGCTGGAGGTCACCCAGGGCATCCAGGACCTCTCCAACTCGGTGGCCCTGGTCAGCGGTAAGCTGACCCGGGCGCGAGTCTATGTCGGCGTCTCACCTCCGGTCACGTCGCTTTCCGACCTGGTGGTCCGCCTCTACGGCTGGTACGGCACCTATAACGGAACATCCTTGCCCGGCTCGCCCTTGACGTTCGGCCCGGCCACCTACGCCGTTACCAGCACGTCGGTGGCGAACATGCGGCTCGTTCTCGGCTCTACCTTCAACTTTCTCATCCCCTCGACCTGGCTCACCCATGGCAAGCTCTACCTCCGCGCCGAGGTGAACCCCGGCCAGGTGGTTCCCGAGACCAACTACAGCAACAACTACTTGATGGACTCGGTCAAGTGCGGCAGCTGCTCCGCGGTCAACCTCGGACTGGTAGCCGTGACCTCCGGCGGGATCACGGTCAGTCTCAACAGCACGCTCGTGACCAACATGCTTTCCTACTTCAAAGACGTCTACCCGATGAGCACTCTGAATGTCTGGACGCCTGCCAGCGGCGCCTTTGAGGCCACGCGCAACTATGCCGCTGCCAGCTCCAAGCCGGGTGTCTGCAGCTCCGCGTGGGGTGACCTGGCCAGCGATATGAACGATTTCTATGACAACTGGTCCAACCGCCCGGCCCATGCCTTTGTGTACGGCCTGCTAAACCAGAGCGTCCCTCATTGCGCTCCCACCGGTGGCTGCAACCTCGGCTGCTCCTCTGGCTCTGGCAATGGCTCCTGCGGCATCCTGGCCAGCGACGCCGGAGAGACCCTGGCGCACGAGGTAGGCCATACTCTGGGGCGAGCGCATGCCCCGTGCGGGTTGGGAAAGGCCCCGCCCGACTCGGGCTGGCCCAACAGCACCAACCCCGGCGCCATCATCGGCCAGGTGGGCGTGCGCTGGTCTTCTTCCACCGTCTTTGGACCCAACACGCCTGACTTTATGTCCTACTGCAGCCCCCCCTGGATCTCGCCCTACACCTACTGGGGTCTGTGGGGCGGCCTGTGCGGCATGAACTCGGCAGCGCTCCAGGAGACCGCTGCCGACGCAGCCGCGTCGGCACCCTACCTTATTGCCTCAGGGCAGATCACTGGCGACGCGGTTGCCCTGCGTCCTTTCTGGCAACAGGATTATCCCGCGGGTGAGTATAACTATCCCGGTGAAGGGCCTTACAGCATCGAGCTGCAAAACAGCGGGGGTTCGCTGCTCGTTGTGCGCCGCTTTGATCCCGTCGCCTCCGGTGAGGCCTTGCGCCACACCGACGACCGCTTCCACGAAATCGTCCCCTTCCACCCCAGCACGGCGCGGATCGTGATTCGCCACGGCGACCTGATCCTGACCACGGTTACGGTGAGCGCGCACAAACCGTCCGTTACCCTGCTCAGCCCTAACGGCGGCGAGTCCTGGGACGACGCTGGCGCTCACACCGTCTCCTGGACGTCTTTCGACCTCGACGGCGACCCGCTGGTGGCCAACGTGCTCTACTCCGCTGACGGCGGTGAGTCCTGGCTGCCCGTGGCGCTCGGCGTCAAGGGCGGCACGTGCGTGGTGCAGGCTGGCGACCTGCCCGGCAGCACGAACGCCCTGATCCAGGTGCGCGTCAGCGACGGCGTGAACACAACCAGCGACACGAGCGACAAGCCGTTCCGCGTTGGCTTCAAGCCGCCGCGGGCCTGGGTGCTCGGCCCCGGGAATGGCGCCACCCTGCCCGCCGGAGCGCCCCTGTCCTTCAGCGGCCTGGCCACCGATCCGGAAGACGGCCCTCTGCACGGCGAAGCCCTCACCT
- the mshD_1 gene encoding Mycothiol acetyltransferase, translated as MSNGARWASRGYRDDQDLRQMLELIQTGRAATGDWQYWHVGELLYMFYQVDRHLVPGEHIRVWHTPRGALIGYAFLGVDPLFDWQVAHGWLRCGIEEEALEWAQARLDALHAAAPERWKDHLTCLARLDDAERVGFLERGGFVPGKYVEVNHIRPLTDPIVDVPVPDGYEVRAVAGRHEFDERSAVDHAVWGQWQPGKLSGQDYLRLTQLPGYDGRLDIVAVGPEGRIAAYVNGWNDVVNRIGDFGPVGTRAEYRQRGLGKAVLTECLRQMEACGMERVCVSTGENNTAARRLYESVGFRVVNRTGEFERTNRSVETEE; from the coding sequence ATGAGCAACGGAGCGAGGTGGGCCAGCCGGGGTTATCGCGATGACCAGGACTTGAGGCAGATGTTAGAGCTGATTCAGACCGGCCGGGCAGCCACAGGAGACTGGCAGTACTGGCACGTGGGCGAGCTGTTGTACATGTTCTACCAGGTGGATCGACACCTGGTGCCGGGCGAGCATATCCGTGTCTGGCACACGCCGCGGGGCGCGTTGATCGGCTATGCGTTCCTGGGCGTGGATCCCCTGTTCGACTGGCAGGTGGCCCACGGCTGGCTGCGCTGCGGCATCGAGGAGGAAGCGCTGGAGTGGGCGCAGGCCAGACTGGATGCGCTGCACGCGGCGGCGCCCGAGCGCTGGAAGGACCACCTGACCTGCCTGGCCCGGCTGGACGATGCCGAACGGGTGGGGTTTCTGGAGCGAGGCGGGTTCGTTCCGGGCAAGTACGTGGAGGTCAACCACATTCGGCCGCTGACGGATCCGATTGTGGACGTGCCTGTGCCGGACGGGTACGAGGTCCGGGCGGTGGCCGGGCGTCACGAGTTCGATGAACGGTCCGCGGTGGACCACGCCGTGTGGGGCCAGTGGCAGCCGGGCAAGCTGTCGGGGCAGGACTATCTGCGCCTGACTCAGTTGCCTGGATACGATGGCCGGCTGGACATTGTGGCGGTAGGGCCGGAGGGCCGCATCGCCGCCTACGTGAATGGCTGGAACGACGTGGTCAACCGCATCGGTGATTTCGGGCCGGTGGGCACGCGCGCCGAGTACCGCCAGCGGGGACTGGGGAAAGCGGTGCTGACCGAGTGCCTGCGGCAGATGGAGGCCTGCGGGATGGAGCGGGTGTGCGTGTCGACCGGCGAGAACAACACCGCCGCCCGGCGGCTGTACGAGTCGGTGGGCTTTCGCGTGGTCAATCGGACGGGTGAGTTTGAGCGCACGAACAGAAGCGTCGAAACTGAAGAATAG
- a CDS encoding Phosphotransferase enzyme family protein, with translation MDLERLPELLRETVGPRARVAAIESLKWRQDYTVLLVNVEQPETRVVVELAGPKAELACPFERTAQLHRLVASRTGLDMPEILGVDTSYGRYPWRYLVKTHIAGVEWVQVRQQMSARERAHAFWQLGHVLAELHYIHFDSFGELTADAEVEHGQSCLEALQARSRERIRPPVMRERFLELLEQRSAWFEGVKRSCLTHEDLHQHNLIFDHQCDAWRLATILGFDKGWAGHGESDLARLALWRGMSHPLLWKAYHGVERPEPGWRERRPVYQLLWCLEYARETPVHLADTSQLCQQLGVRFERFE, from the coding sequence GTGGACCTCGAGCGCTTGCCAGAGCTGCTGCGGGAGACGGTCGGTCCGCGCGCCCGAGTAGCCGCCATCGAAAGCCTGAAGTGGCGGCAGGACTATACCGTGCTGCTGGTGAACGTAGAACAGCCCGAGACACGGGTCGTGGTCGAGCTGGCCGGACCGAAGGCGGAGCTGGCCTGTCCATTTGAGCGTACGGCCCAGCTGCATCGGCTCGTCGCTTCGCGCACCGGCCTCGACATGCCCGAGATCCTGGGGGTCGATACCTCGTACGGGAGGTACCCCTGGCGCTACCTGGTCAAGACCCACATCGCGGGGGTCGAATGGGTCCAAGTTCGCCAGCAAATGAGCGCGCGAGAGCGTGCTCACGCCTTTTGGCAGCTGGGCCACGTTTTGGCGGAGCTACACTACATTCACTTCGACAGCTTTGGTGAGCTCACTGCAGACGCCGAGGTGGAGCACGGCCAGAGCTGTCTCGAGGCACTGCAGGCCAGAAGCAGGGAGAGGATTCGCCCTCCGGTGATGCGGGAGAGGTTCCTGGAGCTGCTGGAGCAACGCAGCGCATGGTTCGAGGGGGTCAAGCGGTCGTGCCTCACTCACGAGGACCTCCACCAGCACAACCTCATCTTTGACCATCAGTGCGACGCCTGGCGGCTAGCGACGATCCTTGGTTTCGACAAGGGCTGGGCGGGCCACGGCGAGTCGGACCTGGCGCGGCTGGCCCTGTGGCGCGGCATGAGCCACCCGCTGCTATGGAAAGCCTATCACGGGGTTGAAAGGCCAGAGCCGGGTTGGCGGGAGCGTCGACCGGTCTACCAGCTCCTGTGGTGCCTGGAGTACGCGCGCGAGACGCCGGTCCATCTGGCCGATACCAGCCAGCTCTGCCAGCAGCTCGGGGTACGGTTCGAGCGGTTCGAGTAG
- a CDS encoding PAP2 superfamily protein, whose product MTLPTPSNEEQRSGLGGTVLVIQVTFLAVLSVLLMAQGFFPTIEWIVVLVVLLLIWRGRERRLLAALMPFLLLLITYQFLRGFADDLTPMDIHVTDLIAWEKALFNGLIPAAWVQANLTSPALTRLLDPILNVAYMGHFVYPVLLGIVLWYRRHDWYWPFMAGLIIMSYTGFVAFLLFPAAPPWWATRYGYMLDQPVTLARFAMPLAIEVGSPNPVAAMPSLHCAYIAYIALVSLGAWGSKAWWVLLWVGVVSFSTVYLGHHWVIDILAGYFFAVDAFLLAWLGRRILLKRQALKGLPAA is encoded by the coding sequence ATGACTCTACCCACACCTTCAAACGAGGAGCAGCGGTCCGGCCTGGGTGGCACTGTGTTGGTCATTCAGGTCACTTTTCTGGCAGTGCTCAGCGTACTGCTGATGGCGCAGGGTTTCTTCCCTACCATCGAGTGGATCGTGGTCCTGGTCGTGCTGCTCCTGATCTGGCGCGGCAGGGAGCGCCGTCTGCTGGCCGCGTTGATGCCATTTCTCCTTCTGCTCATCACCTACCAGTTCCTGCGTGGCTTTGCCGACGACTTGACGCCGATGGACATCCACGTCACCGACCTCATCGCCTGGGAAAAGGCGCTGTTCAATGGCCTAATCCCTGCGGCCTGGGTCCAGGCCAACCTCACCTCTCCCGCCCTCACCCGCCTTCTCGATCCCATTCTCAATGTGGCCTATATGGGCCACTTTGTCTATCCGGTGCTCCTGGGCATCGTCCTCTGGTACCGGCGCCACGATTGGTACTGGCCCTTTATGGCCGGCCTGATCATCATGTCCTACACTGGCTTTGTCGCCTTCCTCCTCTTTCCCGCCGCTCCTCCCTGGTGGGCCACCCGCTATGGCTACATGCTTGACCAGCCCGTTACCCTGGCCCGCTTCGCGATGCCCCTGGCCATCGAGGTCGGCAGCCCCAATCCCGTCGCGGCCATGCCTTCCCTGCACTGCGCGTATATCGCTTATATCGCCCTGGTGAGCCTCGGCGCGTGGGGCAGCAAGGCGTGGTGGGTGCTGCTGTGGGTAGGCGTGGTGTCCTTCTCGACCGTCTACCTGGGGCACCACTGGGTGATCGACATCCTGGCGGGGTACTTTTTCGCCGTCGACGCATTCCTGCTGGCCTGGCTCGGCCGGCGTATCCTGCTCAAGAGACAGGCACTCAAGGGGCTGCCGGCAGCCTGA